A region of Rhodamnia argentea isolate NSW1041297 chromosome 9, ASM2092103v1, whole genome shotgun sequence DNA encodes the following proteins:
- the LOC115737002 gene encoding leukocyte receptor cluster member 1 homolog codes for MGGHGGLNILPQKRWNVYNYENREKVRKDEEAAAKEEQLKQEQARKRDTEFRLEQLRTARGLAPASQPAEAPASQHVEPAETEEKSGHINLFEGIKIFDPVEAPKTGTGDERDGFKRKKMKKEEAPKVITVEDEKYRLGYGVAGKGVKLPWYLEKRGDHVDGEKFRDEGSLKDVKGQEKKSGKKTLEELREERVKREKMEKERAKSLILEKSRRDRALLKDKGFQRR; via the coding sequence ATGGGTGGTCATGGTGGTTTAAATATCCTTCCACAGAAACGTTGGAACGTGTACAATTATGAGAACAGAGAGAAGGTCCGGAAAGATGAAGAGGCTGCCGCAAAAGAGGAGCAGCTTAAGCAAGAGCAAGCGAGGAAGCGTGATACTGAGTTTCGTCTTGAGCAGCTTCGCACTGCCCGTGGCTTGGCTCCTGCCAGTCAACCTGCAGAGGCTCCTGCCAGTCAGCATGTGGAACCAGCTGAGACAGAGGAGAAGTCTGGCCATATTAATCTCTTTGAGGGTATTAAGATTTTCGACCCTGTTGAAGCACCAAAAACGGGGACAGGAGATGAAAGGGATGGattcaagaggaagaagatgaagaaagaggAGGCGCCAAAGGTGATAACCGTAGAGGATGAGAAATATAGATTGGGATACGGGGTTGCTGGAAAAGGAGTTAAATTGCCGTGGTATCTTGAGAAGCGGGGTGATCACGTAGATGGGGAGAAATTTAGGGATGAAGGGTCGTTGAAGGATGTGAAGGGGcaggaaaagaaaagtgggAAGAAGACGTTGGAGGAGCTGAGGGAGGAAcgggtgaagagagagaagatggagaaagaaagggcaaaatcatTGATTCTAGAGAAGAGCCGGAGGGATAGAGCTCTATTGAAGGACAAGGGTTTCCAGAGGAGGTGA
- the LOC115737049 gene encoding uncharacterized protein LOC115737049 has translation MKKLPRQCLLKYENLTLPGFQVVVMAANVGCVRCQERVSQVISKMDGVHEYTVDIRNKQVIVKGDFKVRHESVGHQIRKEEEHQFQHFFRYFRISFLSKHLGSLNCMTRHHVLYTQ, from the exons ATGAAGAAACTTCCGCGGCAATGTCTACTGAAGTATGAGAACTTGACGCTTCCTGGG TTTCAGGTAGTAGTGATGGCGGCCAACGTGGGATGCGTTCGTTGCCAGGAGAGAGTCTCGCAAGTTATTTCAAAGATGGACG GAGTGCATGAGTATACAGTAGACATTCGGAATAAACAAGTGATTGTGAAGGGGGATTTCAAGGTGCGACATGAATCGGTCGGCCACCAAATccggaaagaagaagaacatcaATTCCAGCACTTCTTCAGGTACTTCAGAATCAGTTTTTTAAGCAAACACCTTGGGTCATTGAATTGTATGACTCGCCATCACGTTTTGTATACCCAGTGA
- the LOC115737003 gene encoding small heat shock protein, chloroplastic-like: MASSLALRRVAAASSVLSRLTNPLRAASIAPNVTRPFNTSSQMRRYDDDDESVVDVERRTNSPFSSVIDLGPYSDVFDPIWPASRSLSKVLNLMDQLAENPFFAASRGVGATGSRRGWDVKEDDNALSLRMDMPGLSKKDVKVSVEQNILTIKGEAEKESGEEESGRRYSSRLDLPPNLYKLGEIKAEMKNGVLKVVVPKVKEDEKKDVFQVTIE, translated from the exons ATGGCGTCTTCACTCGCTCTCCGGAGAGTCGCCGCCGCCTCCAGCGTCTTGTCCAGGCTGACCAATCCGCTCCGCGCGGCCTCCATCGCCCCTAATGTGACTCGGCCCTTCAACACCAGCTCTCAGATGAGGCGctacgacgacgacgacgagagCGTCGTCGACGTCGAGCGCCGCACCAATAGTCCCTTCTCCTCGGTCATCGACCTTGGTCCGTACTCAG ATGTGTTTGATCCAATATGGCCGGCTAGTCGGAGCCTGAGCAAGGTGCTGAACCTGATGGACCAGCTCGCGGAGAACCCGTTCTTTGCTGCTTCCCGCGGAGTGGGAGCGACTGGATCGAGGAGGGGCTGGGACGTGAAGGAGGACGACAATGCCCTCTCCCTCCGGATGGACATGCCTGGCCTCAGCAAGAAGGATGTGAAGGTCTCCGTGGAGCAGAACATCCTGACGATCAAGGGCGAGGCCGAGAAGGAGTCGGGGGAGGAGGAGAGCGGGAGGAGGTACTCGAGTAGGCTGGATCTTCCGCCAAACCTGTACAAGCTCGGGGAGATAAAGGCGGAGATGAAGAATGGTGTGTTGAAGGTGGTGGTCCCCAAGGTGAAGGAAGACGAGAAGAAGGATGTTTTCCAGGTTACGATTGAATGA
- the LOC115737004 gene encoding small heat shock protein, chloroplastic-like translates to MEAAGSRTAWDVEADDNVLSLRMDMPGLSRKDVKVSVEQNTLTIKGGGEKESGKGRRRYSGTMDLPPNLFKHGEIKAEMKNGVLKVVVAKVKEEEKKDVLQVKIE, encoded by the coding sequence ATGGAAGCAGCTGGATCAAGGACGGCTTGGGACGTGGAGGCGGACGACAATGTCCTCTCCCTCCGGATGGACATGCCTGGCCTCAGCAGGAAGGATGTGAAGGTCTCTGTGGAGCAAAACACCCTGACGATCAAGGGCGGGGGCGAGAAGGAGTCGGGGAAGGGCAGGAGGAGGTACTCGGGCACGATGGATCTGCCGCCAAACCTGTTCAAGCACGGGGAGATAAAGGCGGAGATGAAGAACGGCGTGTTGAAGGTGGTGGTCGCCAAggtgaaggaagaagagaagaaggatGTTCTCCAGGTTAAGATTGAGTGA
- the LOC125316521 gene encoding uncharacterized protein LOC125316521 has product MASSLALWSVAASSGALYRLINPLRTASVAPNVAFYRPTNPLRAAFVAPNVTRSFNTSSEMRLSDDDESDVQVDVERSFDSPLRSLACGLYKGIVSSLSFSDVYDRRALR; this is encoded by the coding sequence ATGGCGTCTTCACTCGCTCTCTGGAGTGTCGCCGCCTCCTCCGGGGCCTTGTACAGGCTGATTAATCCGCTCCGCACGGCCTCCGTCGCCCCTAACGTGGCCTTCTACAGGCCGACCAATCCGCTCCGCGCGGCCTTCGTCGCCCCTAACGTGACTCGGTCCTTCAACACCAGCTCTGAGATGAGGCTCTCCGACGACGACGAGAGCGACGTCCAAGTCGACGTCGAGCGCAGCTTCGATAGTCCCCTCCGCTCCTTGGCGTGTGGTTTGTACAAAGGTATTGTGTCGTCTCTGTCATTTTCTGATGTTTACGATCGCCGTGCGTTGCGATGA
- the LOC115737114 gene encoding probable aspartyl protease At4g16563: MASSLTLLVYFLVFLCILPVSLSDTLLLPLTHSLSHAHPRFNSTHHLLRATSARSAARFRRHSHLPGQVSVPLSPGSDYTLSLTLHSQPVSLYMDTGSDLVWVPCSPFTCILCDGKPKPTPVALNSSSTSDVSCKSSACRAIHSPLSSSSDLCAMARCPLEEIEISDCAAFPCPQFYYAYGDGSLVGRLKKGVVTLPTSSPPLALRNFTFGCAHTALGEPVGVAGFGRGPLSLPAQLAASSPQLGAQFSYCLVSHSFDADRVRLPSPLILGRYGVKEKSSEGRGGSDFAYTPMLDSPNSPYFYSVGLEGIYVGRRFIPAPENLRRIDGRGDGGVVVDSGTTFTILPSGLFSSVAAEFDRQLGPVNSRRAREAEDKTGLNPCYYVDAGLKVPDVEFRFAGGSGVAMPRGNYFYEFVDGGHKGRRVGCLMMMDGGDEREMGGGPGATLGNYQQQGFEVVYDLEGRRVGFARRQCASMWDSLRQR; encoded by the coding sequence ATGGCTTCGTCCCTGACTTTGCTGGTTTACTTCCTCGTCTTCCTCTGCATCCTCCCTGTTTCTCTGTCAGATACCCTTTTGCTGCCCTTaacccactctctctcccaCGCCCACCCGCGATTCAACTCCACCCACCACCTCCTCCGTGCCACCTCCGCCCGCTCCGCCGCCCGCTTCCGCCGCCACAGCCACCTCCCCGGGCAAGTCTCCGTCCCTCTCTCTCCGGGCAGCGACTACaccctctccctcactctccATTCGCAGCCCGTCTCTCTCTACATGGACACCGGCAGCGACCTCGTCTGGGTCCCCTGCTCGCCCTTCACCTGCATCCTCTGCGACGGCAAGCCCAAGCCCACCCCCGTCGCCCTCaactcctcctccacctccgaCGTCTCCTGCAAATCCTCCGCATGCAGAGCCATCcactctcctctctcctcctcctcggacCTCTGCGCGATGGCTCGTTGTCCCCTCGAAGAAATCGAAATCTCTGACTGCGCCGCCTTCCCCTGCCCCCAGTTCTACTACGCCTACGGCGACGGCAGCCTCGTTGGCCGCCTGAAGAAAGGCGTCGTCACCCTACCCACCTCGTCGCCGCCTCTCGCCCTCCGCAACTTCACCTTCGGCTGCGCCCACACCGCCCTTGGCGAGCCCGTCGGCGTCGCCGGCTTCGGCCGCGGCCCACTCTCGCTTCCGGCCCAGCTCGCCGCGTCGTCACCCCAGCTCGGCGCTCAGTTCTCGTATTGCCTCGTCTCGCACTCGTTCGACGCCGACCGAGTTCGCCTCCCGAGCCCGCTCATCCTCGGTCGCTACGGTGTGAAGGAGAAGAGCTCGGAGGGAAGAGGAGGGAGCGACTTCGCGTACACGCCGATGCTGGACAGCCCCAATAGCCCGTACTTCTACTCCGTCGGGCTGGAGGGAATCTACGTGGGGAGGAGGTTCATCCCGGCGCCGGAGAATCTACGGAGGATCGACGGGAGGGGCGACGGAGGGGTGGTGGTGGACTCGGGGACGACGTTCACGATCCTGCCATCGGGGCTGTTCAGCTCGGTGGCAGCCGAATTCGACCGCCAGCTGGGGCCAGTCAACTCGCGGCGGGCGAGGGAGGCCGAGGACAAGACCGGGCTAAACCCGTGTTACTACGTGGACGCGGGGCTCAAAGTGCCTGACGTGGAGTTTCGCTTCGCGGGCGGATCGGGTGTGGCGATGCCCAGGGGGAACTACTTCTACGAGTTCGTGGACGGCGGGCATAAGGGGAGGCGAGTGGGGTGCCTGATGATGATGGACGGTGGAGACGAGAGGGAGATGGGGGGTGGGCCCGGGGCGACGCTGGGGAACTACCAGCAGCAGGGGTTTGAGGTGGTTTATGACTTGGAGGGGAGGCGCGTGGGGTTCGCCCGGAGGCAGTGCGCGTCGATGTGGGACAGCCTCCGTCAGCGCTGA